A single window of Chloroflexota bacterium DNA harbors:
- a CDS encoding fibronectin type III domain-containing protein, with protein sequence MAWLRRRVSLPANPLVRHHHPIWRRGWARQRSLAAAGAFLLGVTLLGHVSPAQASGISIRLLGLATRGTISIWDGASIDLSNLDAHQTYEVVVTTSDPTIVGIGDCLGASEWHTFTGSTFRSLWFAIRACTPGQATVTVQVFLAGANSAAASVSQHVTALPMPSVVPHQRAAAERAVAELADVKPPNQHVRNFLAGGIVVQRPFPPRLSGYVSAATATATIVNWATWWASPPTGGVDIIGFQIRYWPNDEPSRVTSAAIANPYVWQYRLTGLAANTWYTINMRACTNQEDCTAAEWSYDYQFKTPPG encoded by the coding sequence ATGGCGTGGTTGCGGCGTCGAGTGTCCCTGCCCGCCAACCCACTGGTCCGCCACCACCATCCCATCTGGCGCCGCGGCTGGGCCCGCCAAAGATCCCTCGCGGCCGCCGGCGCGTTTCTCCTTGGCGTCACGCTGCTCGGCCACGTCAGCCCGGCGCAGGCGTCCGGGATCAGCATCCGCCTCTTGGGCCTGGCGACACGGGGCACAATTTCGATTTGGGACGGGGCCAGTATCGACCTGTCCAACCTGGATGCTCACCAGACCTACGAGGTCGTGGTGACCACCAGCGACCCCACCATCGTGGGGATCGGCGACTGTTTGGGCGCATCGGAATGGCACACGTTCACGGGATCAACGTTCCGCAGCCTATGGTTCGCCATTCGCGCCTGCACGCCGGGACAGGCGACGGTCACGGTCCAGGTATTCCTGGCCGGGGCCAACAGCGCCGCGGCCAGCGTGAGCCAACATGTGACCGCGTTACCTATGCCCAGCGTGGTGCCGCACCAGCGGGCGGCGGCCGAGCGGGCGGTGGCCGAGCTGGCGGATGTCAAGCCGCCCAACCAGCACGTGCGCAATTTCCTCGCCGGGGGAATCGTGGTGCAGCGGCCGTTCCCCCCGCGTCTGTCCGGCTACGTAAGCGCCGCGACCGCGACGGCGACCATAGTGAACTGGGCGACGTGGTGGGCGTCGCCTCCCACGGGCGGCGTGGACATCATCGGCTTCCAGATCCGGTATTGGCCGAATGACGAGCCATCCCGAGTTACATCGGCAGCGATCGCCAACCCGTATGTCTGGCAATACAGGCTCACTGGGCTTGCGGCGAACACGTGGTACACGATCAATATGCGCGCCTGCACCAACCAAGAGGACTGCACGGCAGCCGAGTGGTCATACGACTACCAATTCAAGACGCCGCCGGGCTAA